The following proteins are co-located in the Arctopsyche grandis isolate Sample6627 chromosome 3, ASM5162203v2, whole genome shotgun sequence genome:
- the ImpL2 gene encoding ecdysone-inducible gene L2 isoform X1 — MISFCATTFLAILSIHCATMAAKIPLLDTLNSDPTEEDNSLSPSAGLNYPEENREWVQLTNVPSTMVRRVPGVPLELECEASGSPAPTIRWLRNGLPITEIEDYENNALPQGSSKEMAKVRSRLIINNILPIEKNTYTCVAQVGSKTTYFTTTVFTSQVGFPKAQNFTEYLMLNKEILTAPSKPRIVLYYSVIMENIGNTLIVPCKVVGNPRPDIYWIDNEESIIPLQHPRIKIMRTGELVIHGLRWSDMGGYTCVAKNPISKDTITTFVYPMLNEK, encoded by the exons ATGATTTCGTTTTGCGCCACCACCTTTTTGGCTATCCTGTCTATCCACTGTGCGACTATGGCTGCTAAAATTCCACTCCTAGACACATTAAATTCAGACCCTACAGAAGAAGATAACTCGCTATCACCAAGCG CTGGCTTAAATTATCCTGAAGAAAATCGTGAATGGGTTCAACTAACAAATGTACCGTCGACTATGGTTCGTAGAGTTCCTGGTGTTCCCTTAGAACTAGAATGCGAAGCTTCAGGATCTCCTGCACCCACAATTCGTTGGTTAAGAAACGGTCTACCCATTACCGag atcgaagattatgaaaataatgcatTGCCTCAAGGAAGCAGCAAAGAAATGGCAAAAGTTCGTTCCCGTCTCATCATCAACAACATCCTTCCGATCGAAAAAAATACTTACACCTGTGTGGCACAAGTTGGATCAAAAACTACGTACTTCACAACAACAGTCTTCACTTCCCAAG tAGGATTTCCAAAAGCGCAAAACTTCACCGAATATTTAATGCTGAACAAAGAGATCTTAACGGCTCCTAGCAAACCAAGAATAGTACTTTACTACAGCGTCATTAtggaaaatattggaaataccCTCATTGTGCCCTGCAAGGTTGTCGGAAATCCTCGTCCTGATATCTATTGGATCGACAATGAAGAATCTATCATACCCCTGCAGCATCCCAGAATTAAg atcaTGAGAACTGGAGAACTTGTTATTCACGGCCTGCGTTGGTCTGACATGGGTGGTTACACTTGCGTAGCTAAGAATCCAATCTCCAAAGATACCATTACCACTTTTGTATATCCCATGTTG aATGAGAAGTAA
- the ImpL2 gene encoding ecdysone-inducible gene L2 isoform X2, translated as MISFCATTFLAILSIHCATMAAKIPLLDTLNSDPTEEDNSLSPSAGLNYPEENREWVQLTNVPSTMVRRVPGVPLELECEASGSPAPTIRWLRNGLPITEIEDYENNALPQGSSKEMAKVRSRLIINNILPIEKNTYTCVAQVGSKTTYFTTTVFTSQGFPKAQNFTEYLMLNKEILTAPSKPRIVLYYSVIMENIGNTLIVPCKVVGNPRPDIYWIDNEESIIPLQHPRIKIMRTGELVIHGLRWSDMGGYTCVAKNPISKDTITTFVYPMLNEK; from the exons ATGATTTCGTTTTGCGCCACCACCTTTTTGGCTATCCTGTCTATCCACTGTGCGACTATGGCTGCTAAAATTCCACTCCTAGACACATTAAATTCAGACCCTACAGAAGAAGATAACTCGCTATCACCAAGCG CTGGCTTAAATTATCCTGAAGAAAATCGTGAATGGGTTCAACTAACAAATGTACCGTCGACTATGGTTCGTAGAGTTCCTGGTGTTCCCTTAGAACTAGAATGCGAAGCTTCAGGATCTCCTGCACCCACAATTCGTTGGTTAAGAAACGGTCTACCCATTACCGag atcgaagattatgaaaataatgcatTGCCTCAAGGAAGCAGCAAAGAAATGGCAAAAGTTCGTTCCCGTCTCATCATCAACAACATCCTTCCGATCGAAAAAAATACTTACACCTGTGTGGCACAAGTTGGATCAAAAACTACGTACTTCACAACAACAGTCTTCACTTCCCAAG GATTTCCAAAAGCGCAAAACTTCACCGAATATTTAATGCTGAACAAAGAGATCTTAACGGCTCCTAGCAAACCAAGAATAGTACTTTACTACAGCGTCATTAtggaaaatattggaaataccCTCATTGTGCCCTGCAAGGTTGTCGGAAATCCTCGTCCTGATATCTATTGGATCGACAATGAAGAATCTATCATACCCCTGCAGCATCCCAGAATTAAg atcaTGAGAACTGGAGAACTTGTTATTCACGGCCTGCGTTGGTCTGACATGGGTGGTTACACTTGCGTAGCTAAGAATCCAATCTCCAAAGATACCATTACCACTTTTGTATATCCCATGTTG aATGAGAAGTAA
- the LOC143923273 gene encoding damage-control phosphatase ARMT1-like isoform X1 produces MSCGASGTVDVGAPLLDAATPFNVQLCGFYSRSFAYFTIKERLPIIITKIVDHLSRDRDSIANEYGEIARDDVKKAIGFLSKLKNEIQTNKRFQLLLDKDSDVNKWNDLIAEQQDPYYFTAIWLFTECYVYRRIREAFEITKSLNKFDPFRVQKDITFGQSLEAMCLVANHLSKKLEEINNIKENFIKLLRMTLWGNKCDLSLSAGEDVSQATNPMAMVDLWQDNLISDDSNSVYDALINLVQCSEGGQGVLVDIVCDNAGYELFVDLCFADFLITKKIASKIRFRVKAIPWFVSDVLVRDFIWTIDKICSTHFKREITSDFTLDSLNLNAIGVKWKQYVDEGIWSCQSDEFWTLPHEFFKMKDQDNDLYKSLGEAAIIFFKGDLNYRKLMGEMNWPPTTSFEHALRGFFPAPLVAVRTVKADLISGLPPGKMEELNEKDNQWMEKGDYGVIQYCSKKDS; encoded by the exons ATGAGCTGTGGGGCTAGTGGAACTGTGGATGTCGGCGCTCCATTGTTGGATGCTGCTACTCCTTTCAATGTTCAACTGTGTGGCTTCTACAGCAG GAGTTTTGCATACTTCACTATTAAAGAACGTTTGCCGATCATAATTACTAAAATCGTGGATCATCTGTCAAGAGATAGAGACTCAATCGCCAATGAGTATGGTGAG ATCGCACGTGATGATGTTAAAAAGGCAATAGGGTTCCTTTCGaagttaaaaaatgaaatacaaacCAATAAAAGGTTCCAATTGTTGCTGGATAAGGATTCTGATGTAAATAAATGGAATGACCTTATCGCTGAACAACAGGATCCATACTATTTCACTGCCATTTGGCTGTTCACTGAATGTTATGTGTATAGAAGAATCCGAGAAGCTTTCGAAATCAC CAAGTCGCTTAATAAATTTGATCCATTTCGAGTACAAAAAGATATTACTTTTGGACAAAGTTTAGAAGCCATGTGTTTAGTTGCCAATCATCTTTCTAAAAAGCTAGAAGAAATCAATAACattaaagaaaactttataAAGTTGTTGAGG ATGACTCTCTGGGGTAATAAATGTGATTTATCTTTATCAGCAGGCGAAGACGTTAGTCAAGCTACAAATCCAATGGCTATGGTAGATCTTTGGCAAGATAATCTTATATCTGATGACAGTAATTCTGTTTACGATGCATTAATAAATCTTGTACAGTGTTCTGAAGGGGGCCAAGGAGTTTTAGTAG ATATTGTTTGTGATAATgcaggatatgaactttttgtggatctaTGTTTTGCTGACTTTTTAATCACGAAAAAAATAGCTAGCAAAATACGATTTCGTGTGAAAGCAATACCGTGGTTTGTATCTGATGTTTTGGTCAGAGATTTTATTTGGAccattgataaaatatgcaGTACGCATTTCAAGAGAGAAATTACTTCCGACTTCACGCTTGATTCTTTGAATTTAAATGCTATAGGAGTAAAGTGGAAACAATATGTAGACGAAGGAATATGGAGTTGTCAG TCAGATGAGTTTTGGACACTTCCacatgaattttttaaaatgaaagatCAGGATAATGATCTCTATAAAAGCTTAGGTGAGgctgctattattttttttaaaggtgATTTAAATTATAGAAAGCTCATGGGCGAAATGAACTGGCCTCCAACAACATCATTTGAACATGCTTTGCGAG GCTTTTTCCCTGCTCCGTTAGTGGCGGTTAGAACTGTAAAAGCTGATCTTATATCTGGTCTTCCGCCAGGAAAAATGGAAGAATTGAACGAAAAAGATAACCAATGGATGGAAAAAGGAGATTAtgg GGTTATTCAGTATTGTTCTAAAAAGGATTCTTGA
- the LOC143923273 gene encoding damage-control phosphatase ARMT1-like isoform X2: MSMIARDDVKKAIGFLSKLKNEIQTNKRFQLLLDKDSDVNKWNDLIAEQQDPYYFTAIWLFTECYVYRRIREAFEITKSLNKFDPFRVQKDITFGQSLEAMCLVANHLSKKLEEINNIKENFIKLLRMTLWGNKCDLSLSAGEDVSQATNPMAMVDLWQDNLISDDSNSVYDALINLVQCSEGGQGVLVDIVCDNAGYELFVDLCFADFLITKKIASKIRFRVKAIPWFVSDVLVRDFIWTIDKICSTHFKREITSDFTLDSLNLNAIGVKWKQYVDEGIWSCQSDEFWTLPHEFFKMKDQDNDLYKSLGEAAIIFFKGDLNYRKLMGEMNWPPTTSFEHALRGFFPAPLVAVRTVKADLISGLPPGKMEELNEKDNQWMEKGDYGVIQYCSKKDS; encoded by the exons ATGAGTATG ATCGCACGTGATGATGTTAAAAAGGCAATAGGGTTCCTTTCGaagttaaaaaatgaaatacaaacCAATAAAAGGTTCCAATTGTTGCTGGATAAGGATTCTGATGTAAATAAATGGAATGACCTTATCGCTGAACAACAGGATCCATACTATTTCACTGCCATTTGGCTGTTCACTGAATGTTATGTGTATAGAAGAATCCGAGAAGCTTTCGAAATCAC CAAGTCGCTTAATAAATTTGATCCATTTCGAGTACAAAAAGATATTACTTTTGGACAAAGTTTAGAAGCCATGTGTTTAGTTGCCAATCATCTTTCTAAAAAGCTAGAAGAAATCAATAACattaaagaaaactttataAAGTTGTTGAGG ATGACTCTCTGGGGTAATAAATGTGATTTATCTTTATCAGCAGGCGAAGACGTTAGTCAAGCTACAAATCCAATGGCTATGGTAGATCTTTGGCAAGATAATCTTATATCTGATGACAGTAATTCTGTTTACGATGCATTAATAAATCTTGTACAGTGTTCTGAAGGGGGCCAAGGAGTTTTAGTAG ATATTGTTTGTGATAATgcaggatatgaactttttgtggatctaTGTTTTGCTGACTTTTTAATCACGAAAAAAATAGCTAGCAAAATACGATTTCGTGTGAAAGCAATACCGTGGTTTGTATCTGATGTTTTGGTCAGAGATTTTATTTGGAccattgataaaatatgcaGTACGCATTTCAAGAGAGAAATTACTTCCGACTTCACGCTTGATTCTTTGAATTTAAATGCTATAGGAGTAAAGTGGAAACAATATGTAGACGAAGGAATATGGAGTTGTCAG TCAGATGAGTTTTGGACACTTCCacatgaattttttaaaatgaaagatCAGGATAATGATCTCTATAAAAGCTTAGGTGAGgctgctattattttttttaaaggtgATTTAAATTATAGAAAGCTCATGGGCGAAATGAACTGGCCTCCAACAACATCATTTGAACATGCTTTGCGAG GCTTTTTCCCTGCTCCGTTAGTGGCGGTTAGAACTGTAAAAGCTGATCTTATATCTGGTCTTCCGCCAGGAAAAATGGAAGAATTGAACGAAAAAGATAACCAATGGATGGAAAAAGGAGATTAtgg GGTTATTCAGTATTGTTCTAAAAAGGATTCTTGA